AGAGCGACGAACCGCCTTCAATGTCTTTCATGATTGCCTGGATCTTCTCTTTGAAGACGACCGATTCCACCTGCTCCGTCAGAATGAACAGCGAGCGCAGAATCGGCAGGCCGGCATCGATCAGGGTCGCGAGCTGGCGTGAGAAAGTCATGATATGCTTCGTCTTGATCCGGTGCATGATGTTACGAACACCGGGAAGCGCGAAGATATCCAGGTCCGACGCCTTGCTCTTATGCTGGACGACCTTCAGGGGATAATACCCCATCGTGCGGAGTTTTTCGATAATGATGTCTTCGTTGGAGGCGTCGATCAGGCCGCGGACCTGCTTGCCGCCTTTGTCGAGTGCTTCGTAGAAAAACTCAGGCATGTCGCTACTCCTTCTCGGGTGGAACCGGACCAATAGCTCGAATTGCCCGAAACGCATGTCGTCCGAGCACACCTAACAATTTCGTGCCGCAGGCCGGTTCTGTCAACGGCTAAACGGGGCGTGTGACCGAATGTTCATGTGCTCCCGGCGAGTTCCCCCTTGCCCTTGGCCATTGCCTTTGGGACCGTCCGGCAGATCCCAAGTCCCCTGCCCCAGCGGAGTTTCTGTTGGACGTCGCCGCCACTCCCCCAAACGATTCGCGATGGAACCGGCGTCTGGCTTTCCTGGCAGTTCTGGCGGGACTCGTCGTTTTTCTTCCAGGTCTCTGGAACGAGTTCATCTACGACGATCAGATCTACATTACGGAGAATCCCTGGATCCGAAGCTGGGATAATCTGGAGATGTTGCTGACAACTCGGGAAGCCAATGGCCTCTCCGGGTATCAACACGTCTATTGGCGGCCATTGCGGAATCTCTCGTACCTGATCGACTACTCGATCGCCGGCCTGTCTCCACTCTGGTTCCATCTGGTGAATCTCTTGTGGCACGGGGCAGCCGTATTCGGGCTATTCCTCCTGGTTCGGCGCATGGGGCTGGATGATCGCGTCGCCTTCCTTGCCGCGCTGCTCTTCGCGGTGCATCCAGTGCAGTCGGAATCCGTGCTCTGGGCCAAGGAACGTGATGGCCTGATGGGGTCGGCGTTGCTGATCTGGGCCATTTGGGCGATGCTTGGGTCGAGCTGGAAGTCCTCTGTTTCCAGCGTTTTGCTTCTGATCGCGGCATTGCTCTCGAAGGAGCACACCGTCGTCTTCCCGGCGCTGGCACTGGCCGCACTCTGGAGTCGTTGGCGTGCGGGGCTGATGGATTCTCCCGCCCTCAAGCGGGCGCTGACCGTCATCGGCGTTTCCATTCCATTCGTCCTGGTTTACTTGTTCTTCAGATCCCAAGTGGTAGGAATGACGGCACAGATCGATCGCCCCATGGGCGGGACGTTCCCCGTCACCATGTGGACGATGCTGGGCATCCTGGTTCGATACATTGGCTTGATTGTCTTCCCTGCGCACCTGCGAATTACCTACTCCTACATCCAGCCGTCGGGTCTGGTGTCGCCCCTTCCTTTCATTGGGATTGTCTTGATCGCGGCGATGGCCTGGGCCGTCTGGCACTTCAGGAACACCAGACCCGGCATCTCGGCCGGTCTCATCTGGTTTGCGGCGGCATTGGTGCCTTTCAGCAACCTGATTCCAATGATCCAATGGATGGCCGTGCGCTTCTTGTACCTTCCGCTCGCAGGCGTGGCGCTGATCCTAGCCATTGTAGTCGTCGCGACATCAGACAGGCTTGCCAACACCGATCGTCCGATGCCTGCCGATCGCGAGTTCTGGCAAATCGCCGCGCTCATCCTGTTTATCATTCTGGGTGGGTTGTCTCTGAATCGAGGATTTGCCTGGCAGAACACGGCAACCTTTTGGACCGATGCCTACAATACGACCCCCGACACGCGCGAGACGATGGTCGGGTACGCCCAGGTGGCGCTCAGCGCCGGCCGGCCGGAGGAAGCGCTGGAAGTCCTTGCCAACTACCCCTATTATGAAAACCCCGAATCGGATGAGGAGCATGCCTGGGCACTCAAGGCTTCGGCCCTCGAAGCGCTCGGGCGGCGCGACGAGGCAATCGCGGTTGTCTCCGAGGGCATGCGACTTCTGCCACCCTCCCGCGTCCTGGCTTCGCAGTACGCCTGGCTCCAAGCCCATGCCGGGAACTTCGAGGAAGCTGAGAACACCTGGAAGTACATCCTTGAGCGGGAGCCAACTTACGCTCCGGGATGGGAAGGCTATGCGATCGTCCTGTTCGCGGAGGATCGGAACGCCGCAGGGCAGGAAGCGCTCGGGCGCGCAAAAGCGCTTCAGGCCACTCCCGCCAATCAGTGGGGGAGTCTGGATCTGGCGCTCGACAGCCTTCCCGAGTGATTCCAGTCGTTGCATCGTGGCTTGCGCCCCGCAGCCTCCACTTCTACGATTTCTCTCCACGGAAGAGCGATCTACCGGCCAGTCTCAGGAGCGAACACGAACCGACATGACCTCTGCGAAGATCCTGATCGTCGACGACGAAGAGAACATTCGTTTTGTTCTCTCGGAAGTGCTCTCCCGCGAGGGATTCGAGCCGCATCAGGCCGTGAATGGGCTCGATGCGGTCGAAAAGTGCAAGGCCGAGCCATTCGACATCGTCATCATGGACCTTCGTATGCCGAAGCTCGACGGCATGGAGGCGATGAAGCAGATTCGAGAACACAATCCCGAGGTTCTCGTGCTGATCATCACCGCTCACGGAACGCAGAAGACAGCGCTGGAAGCGATCCAAAACGGGGCATACGACTACTTCTCCAAGCCATTCGACCTGACCGAGGTCCGAGTCGTCGTTCGGCGCGCCGCGGAGAAGGTTCGATTGATCCGTCTGATCCACGAGATCCGCGAGGAAGCGCAGTCCCGCTATCGATTCGATCGCATCGTTGGCCAGTCAGGGGTCATGCAGGAGGTCTACAACCTCGTCTCGCGAGTCGTTGACAACGATGTCTCTGTTCTGATCACCGGCGAATCCGGCACCGGCAAGGAACTCGTAGCGGCGGCAGTGCACTACAACAGCCCGCGGCGCGACGGCCCCTTTATAAAAGTCAATACCGTCGCCATTCCCGAGACCTTGTTAGAAAGCGAGATGTTTGGCCACGAGCGGGGGTCGTTCACCGGCGCCATCCAGCAAAAGATCGGAAAAGTCGAAGCGGCCGATGGTGGAACACTGTTCCTCGACGAAATCGGAGATATGCCGCTGCCGTTGCAGGCAAAGTTGCTTCGTGTCCTGCAGGAGCGCGAAATCGAACGCGTGGGATCGACGAAGCAAATCAAAGTCGATATTCGTGTGATCTGTGCGACGAATAAGAATCTGGCAGATCTCGTTGCCGCCGGCCAGTTCCGGGAAGACCTCTACTATCGCATCAACGTCATGCCCATCTACCTCCCGCCGATTCGCGAACGGAAGGAAGACATTCCGCTGCTGATCGATCACTTCATTCAGTATTACAACCCACGTCTTGGGCGGACGATTCAGGGACTCAGTCAGGGAGCCCTGGCGAAGTTGCTCGAATACCCATGGCCCGGCAATGTCCGCGAATTGGAGAACATGGTTCAGCGAATCATGCTAATGGCCAGGGGGTCGAATATCACCTTGGAGGACCTGCCTCCGACAATCCACTCCACTCCGTCTGCGGCGAGCGACCAGCGGATCGATCAGATTCCGGAGGCGTCGGCCTTCCATGGTCTCGATTTATCTGCTCTCCTTTGCACAGACGACTTCAGCACGCCCCTGGCAGAGCGCCTGACGTTGATCTCCGACCATGTCGAGAAGTTCCTGATCGAAGCCGCGCTGGAGAAAACCGGCGGGAAGCGACAGGAAACGGCGGATCTTCTGGGCATCAGCCGCAAGAGCCTGCACAACAAGATGGTGCGCTACGGCCTGTTCGATGAGTAAGCCAGGAAACAAGGGGGCGTGTAACGTGTTACTCGTTTCCCAGCCCGCGCCCCCGCAATATCTCCTTGAAAAGCAAAATGTGGAAAATCAGGGCGGATCCTTTCGGCGTAGATGGCTGGTAATACTAAGCTTGCAGCGTGGTTCGATCTGACGGGAAGGCCTTTGTTTTCATTGGCACCGCACTCGCTTTCTCTTCCCCCCGTAAGCGGGCGGACACAGCCCCTAAGACTCGACAGGAGGAATCTTCAATGATTCGCAAAACCAAAGGCTTCACACTCGTTGAGATCATGATCGTCGTCGCCATTATCGGCATCCTGATCGCCATCGCCGTTCCGGGCTTCCTGAAAGCTCGTGAAACGTCCCGTCGTAACAGCTGCCAGGAGAACCAGACGAAGATCGACTCCGCCGTGCAGCAGTACATCCTTGAGTACAACGTCGCTGACCAGGCTGCGTTCGTCACCGAGTACGGCACCCTGATTGCTGACTGGGGCGCGGTGCTCGTTGGCCCGGACCTGTACATTCGCTACACGCCCAAGTGCCCGAGCTCCGGCGTCTACTCGATCGCCGACACCAGCGATGCCGCTTCGCCCGTCGAATGCGATTACGTCAAGGAAGGCACGAGTGACATCGCTCACCCGTACCCGCAGGCTGAAGGTGCTGGCACCTGATCTCAGTTGAGGACTTGATCCACGCTGAGTGGAGTTAAGCAATGACCTTGAGGGCGGGCTCCACAAGCCCGCCCTCTTTCTTATTCACCGGGAACCGCGAGGCATGTATAGCTTGGGATTGGGCCATTGCCTCCAGACGCACGACGAGACCGGGGAAGCCAGACGATGAAAAGCCGACATAAGAGACGAGGTTTTACTCTCCTGGAGAT
This genomic window from bacterium contains:
- a CDS encoding prepilin-type N-terminal cleavage/methylation domain-containing protein, whose product is MRKTKGFTLVEIMIVVAIIGILIAIAVPGFLKARETSRRNSCQENQTKIDSAVQQYILEYNVADQAAFVTEYGTLIADWGAVLVGPDLYIRYTPKCPSSGVYSIADTSDAASPVECDYVKEGTSDIAHPYPQAEGAGT
- a CDS encoding sigma-54 dependent transcriptional regulator, which gives rise to MTSAKILIVDDEENIRFVLSEVLSREGFEPHQAVNGLDAVEKCKAEPFDIVIMDLRMPKLDGMEAMKQIREHNPEVLVLIITAHGTQKTALEAIQNGAYDYFSKPFDLTEVRVVVRRAAEKVRLIRLIHEIREEAQSRYRFDRIVGQSGVMQEVYNLVSRVVDNDVSVLITGESGTGKELVAAAVHYNSPRRDGPFIKVNTVAIPETLLESEMFGHERGSFTGAIQQKIGKVEAADGGTLFLDEIGDMPLPLQAKLLRVLQEREIERVGSTKQIKVDIRVICATNKNLADLVAAGQFREDLYYRINVMPIYLPPIRERKEDIPLLIDHFIQYYNPRLGRTIQGLSQGALAKLLEYPWPGNVRELENMVQRIMLMARGSNITLEDLPPTIHSTPSAASDQRIDQIPEASAFHGLDLSALLCTDDFSTPLAERLTLISDHVEKFLIEAALEKTGGKRQETADLLGISRKSLHNKMVRYGLFDE